From Sphingobacterium bambusae:
CCGGCATTGGGCAGCCAATCGATATTAAAGTCTTCCCAAAAGCTGGTCGCACCTAGATCCAGCATGCCGCCCCAATACACACGTATAATCTCCATAGCCTCTTCATATCTACCCGCCTTGGCCATAGCTTGAAGCATGTAATAACCATAAAAAGTGGAAAAATGTTTTGCGCCCCCCTTCGCTAGTAGTTCGTATGCAGCATCGGGGTCCATTATGTTCGTCTCCGCGAAAAGAGCTGCTACTTGTTTTGAATCGTGATGTGCAGGCACATAGTTGCGCATTTCTTTTACCGTTTGCTCACAGCGCTTTTGCGTTTCTTTATCGCCCAACACAGCACTCAACAGAGCCGCTTTCTCCAGCGAATAAATCGTCATCGCTTGCAGTCCTGCATGCACGGCAATACTATCCTCGCTGGATGGCCAGTCCAAGAAACGATTACCATCCATGGCCTCCTTTCCATGCTTCACTTTTCCCACGATCTGGTTGACCAATGCACGCAGATAGCTATGTTGCTCGTTGAGGTAATCTCTATCTCCGTGGTGCATGTACCAGTCATGTTGCAACACAATCCACCACATGGAATAGGTGCTTATACCGCACATCCATCCCGGCAGTGGCGTTGCATCCCGTGCCAAATCTAGACTTTTGGGAACAACTTCATTAAAACCAAAAACAGCGTTAATGGTGGCTACCTCCGGATGTAAATCGCCTACCCAAACGAGGCGATCGCGCTTGATGCCGTCCCACAGATACGCCTGCATGTTAAGATGTACCGTATAGGCACCGACTTCCCAAATCTCGTTCAAGCGTTCATCACTGCTGTTAAAGCTTCCCAAATAGGGTATATCCCGATAGGTAAATATCGTTCGCACCTCACGCAGTTGCAGTTCAGCCTCGGCATCCAAAAGATCAATACGCACAAACCGAAAGCCAGATTCGCCCGTTTGATTTTTGCCGAGCCAAGGCAATTGCATGGTAAAATCACGTATCGCATGGTCGTTTGTGGCGCCATGTTCCGCCAAGGTCGACATCGCTTCGCTTACCGATTCGCCGAAGCGTACCCGTATATTTCTGGGCACATTGCCCCCAGCCCACATCCCCGTAACAAACTCCACTGCGCCGTGGAGCTCCTTCCCGAAGTCCAACAATAGGCTACTGGTTTTACCAGCCGTATTGCGCATCCGTACCATGCCCTCGTTGGTCAAATTTGCTTGGCCATTTCCTTGCTGCAACAGTCTATCTACATGCTGTACATCACCGTCCGACCATACTACACGTACCGGATAAACATACTCCCTTGTCAGTGGGCTGATCAGTTCTTTTCCATCACTCAACTTGCGCTGGGCAAAAAGTGAATAACTGCTTAAAGCAAAAAAAGAAATCAATAAAAAAAATCTACAGCTCATAAAAATCAATATACAAAAGTTACTCAAAAAATTGTCGACCCCGATAGCGGTATGCGTCGTTATTTACTACGAAGGACACACGATCGCATACGTTTTTTTGAAGGCCATCGGCGAGAGGCCTGTTTTATCTTTAAAAAATTTTGAAAAATAATATTCCGACTCAAAATTAAGCGCATACGCTATTTCTTTCACCCGTTTTTCCGAATACAAAAGATGGCTCTTTGCTCGTTCAATTTTCAACTGCGTGAGGTATTGACCTGGTGCAAGGCCCGTATGTCTTTTGAATATCTTTCGAAACAAGGAATAGCCCAGTTTCAACTGCTCGGCAATTTCCATCAGGGTTATCTTTGTTTCGGTATTTTCGCGAATCAATACCATCGCCTGCTGCACCAAGTTCACATGCTCGCCACTCTCCCGTTCTACCCGCTGCTGCTTAATCAAGGCATACACAAGCCCCAGTAGATGAGCAACCATACCCGCAACCAAGGGCTGGTATCCGGGCAGCTCGGACCGCGTTTGCGTCATAATATCCTGATACAAACTGACAATCCCCGGGTGCAGCCCCGTTTGGATTACCGGCTTGTTTCTATAAAAGAAGGAATGCTCAAGCATGGTATCTGCAGTAGAACCTTTAAAACCCACCCAATATTCTACCCAACCTGTCTGGCTATCGGGCCGATAGCGGTGCCACTCTCCAGGGAATAGCAAGATCATCGTTCCAGCAGAAACCTTACGCAGCCCTCCGTTTTGCGACTCGAAAATCCCCGTCCCTTTGGATATATAGATCAATTGATATTCTTGCAATCTCCGTCCCTGTTTCCATTGAAATTGATAAGGCTCAGGGTGTCCTGTTAGGGGATAGTTAGCACAGTTCACCACTTCGCCACAACCTACGTTCAATAGGGTCAGTCCCCATTTATCATCATCGCCACTTGTCGGTAAATATCTGTAATAACTCTCCATAGCTCCTAATTCTTAGTAAATCATGCCTTTCGGTCAACGCTCGATCAAAAACAAAGATTTAAAAGGTGCCAAACGCACCGTCACCGCGGTTCCTGACCCTTCGCGCTTAATGATTGCCCTTTCAGACTCCATTTCTCCAGTATGCGGATCCCAACATGCTAGATCAAAATGCCCATCCAATACAAAAGAACTCCTTTTTTCATCGCTGGAACTATTTCCGAAAAATAGGATGCGTTTTCCTGCTAATTCCTTTTGTATGATCGGTATCGGATGCTGCTTAAATTGCAAGAGAAATGGCGTCTTCACCTGCTGCAAAGCGGCTTGCAAATTCCGAACGGTTGGCTTCTCCAAAAAATGCACATTGTTTCGCTTCAACATTCCTTTTAAGATGTTACGCAACTTTTCATCATCTTCTCGCCGTGTGGCCTGTGCAGGTAGCTGCGTCGTAAATAGAACGGTTCCGCCGGCTGCGGCAAAGGCATCAATCTTTTCGATATTACGCAAGCTGAGGGATCTGGAAGCTGGCACAACGATCACTTTAAA
This genomic window contains:
- a CDS encoding AraC family transcriptional regulator — its product is MESYYRYLPTSGDDDKWGLTLLNVGCGEVVNCANYPLTGHPEPYQFQWKQGRRLQEYQLIYISKGTGIFESQNGGLRKVSAGTMILLFPGEWHRYRPDSQTGWVEYWVGFKGSTADTMLEHSFFYRNKPVIQTGLHPGIVSLYQDIMTQTRSELPGYQPLVAGMVAHLLGLVYALIKQQRVERESGEHVNLVQQAMVLIRENTETKITLMEIAEQLKLGYSLFRKIFKRHTGLAPGQYLTQLKIERAKSHLLYSEKRVKEIAYALNFESEYYFSKFFKDKTGLSPMAFKKTYAIVCPS
- a CDS encoding alpha-L-rhamnosidase-related protein, whose translation is MSCRFFLLISFFALSSYSLFAQRKLSDGKELISPLTREYVYPVRVVWSDGDVQHVDRLLQQGNGQANLTNEGMVRMRNTAGKTSSLLLDFGKELHGAVEFVTGMWAGGNVPRNIRVRFGESVSEAMSTLAEHGATNDHAIRDFTMQLPWLGKNQTGESGFRFVRIDLLDAEAELQLREVRTIFTYRDIPYLGSFNSSDERLNEIWEVGAYTVHLNMQAYLWDGIKRDRLVWVGDLHPEVATINAVFGFNEVVPKSLDLARDATPLPGWMCGISTYSMWWIVLQHDWYMHHGDRDYLNEQHSYLRALVNQIVGKVKHGKEAMDGNRFLDWPSSEDSIAVHAGLQAMTIYSLEKAALLSAVLGDKETQKRCEQTVKEMRNYVPAHHDSKQVAALFAETNIMDPDAAYELLAKGGAKHFSTFYGYYMLQAMAKAGRYEEAMEIIRVYWGGMLDLGATSFWEDFNIDWLPNAGRIDELPSAGKVDVHATFGDYCYVGHRHSFCHGWASGPTAWLAEHVLGIKVVEAGSKVYRVKPNLGNLSFAEGSYPTPYGVIYVKHSKDKNGKTKSEIKAPAEVRIIRD